A window of Clostridium botulinum BKT015925 contains these coding sequences:
- a CDS encoding YerC/YecD family TrpR-related protein, translated as MYEYKSKLQCAQMDYLCKAILSLKDQEECYRFFEDIFTINELKSIEQRLQVAKMLKQKKTYTEIAKETGASTATISRVNRCLNYGSDGYNVVLERIKWE; from the coding sequence ATGTATGAATATAAATCCAAGTTGCAATGTGCACAAATGGATTATTTGTGTAAAGCAATTTTATCATTAAAAGATCAAGAAGAGTGCTATAGATTTTTTGAAGATATATTTACAATAAATGAACTAAAATCTATAGAACAAAGATTACAAGTAGCTAAAATGCTAAAACAAAAGAAAACATATACGGAAATAGCAAAAGAAACAGGTGCGAGTACAGCTACTATAAGTAGAGTTAACAGGTGTTTAAATTATGGTAGTGATGGATATAATGTGGTATTAGAAAGAATAAAGTGGGAATAA